A DNA window from Plodia interpunctella isolate USDA-ARS_2022_Savannah chromosome 12, ilPloInte3.2, whole genome shotgun sequence contains the following coding sequences:
- the LOC128674465 gene encoding uncharacterized protein LOC128674465 has protein sequence MVLLSPSISGLTQLLSVCESYAKSHGLKYNVAKTEMLVFRAGTSPENVTEVTLNGSVVRVVEQFKYLGHIVTGDRKDDLDMERERRALSVRCNMLARRFARCSGEVKETLFRAYCQCFYTCQFWYNYKRSSFSTVRVQYNNAYRILMKLPRYCSASGMFAEGRMPDFFAIIRSCISSFWDRLRDASNSILKVICKDLTSLMMRYWIRAHREPNKK, from the coding sequence ATGGTTCTCCTCAGCCCATCGATCAGTGGGCTCACCCAGTTGCTGTCAGTTTGTGAGAGTTATGCTAAATCTCATGggctaaaatataatgtagcGAAAACCGAGATGCTCGTTTTCAGGGCGGGAACGAGTCCGGAGAACGTCACCGAAGTTACATTGAATGGCTCAGTAGTTCGGGTTGTCGAACAGTTTAAGTATCTTGGTCATATTGTGACTGGAGACCGTAAAGATGATTTAGATATGGAGCGTGAGAGACGGGCATTGTCGGTTCGGTGTAACATGCTCGCGCGCCGTTTTGCTAGATGTAGTGGAGAAGTGAAGGAGACCCTCTTTAGAGCTTACTGCCAGTGCTTCTACACTTGCCAGTTCTGGTATAATTATAAGAGGTCTTCCTTCAGCACCGTAAGGGTGCAGTATAATAATGCATACCGCATCCTTATGAAGCTTCCTCGCTACTGCAGCGCGTCGGGCATGTTCGCTGAGGGGAGAATGCCCGATTTCTTTGCTATTATAAGGTCATGTATATCTTCCTTCTGGGACAGATTGCGTGACGCTAGTAATAGCATTCTTAAAGTAATTTGTAAAGACTTGACAAGCCTGATGATGCGATATTGGATCAGAGCACATCGGGAACCTAACAAAAAATGA